The region ATCAGCCAACAGTCCCGGCAACCCTTTGTAGGTCTCCCTGCTCAGCGACGGAAAGGAATAGATCATCCTGCTCTTTCGCGCTTCTTCCAAGGGCATTCTGAGCGGAGATAAGTCAAGACCTTTTTTCAAGAATGACTCATCGAATTCAAACGTGGCAAGATCACGGGCATCGTCCCATGCAACTGCGCCCACCATGGTCCCCCATACATTGACCCTTGCGACTCTTTTCATTCGAGACGTGTCTTCCTGTCGCTTTTCGGGGCCCTGGGGCGGGGCGACGCTTTCATGCGCTGGCGCTCCTGGAGTTTTAGCAGCTGCAGGGGGCTCACCTGCGGCTCTTCGCGGAAGACCTTGAGAACATCCAGCTTATCCAGGGCCCTCAACACCTGCACCAGGGTGAGCAGCGTCGGCGCGCGACCGGTTTCCATCTTGCTTATCGTAACACGGTTCAGGCCCGACATTTGTGCCAACTGCGCTTGCGACAGGTTCTTATTCAGTCGAATCTGCCGAATGAAGCCTCCTATTTCTTTGACAATGGCGGGATCAGCCATTGCTTCCAAATTCTCCATGTAGCTTTTAGGCATCATTATCCTACATTATTTATCTGTTCGTAACTTTGAAGCTACATAAGATAACCAAGTTTTCTGAGCAAAGCAAATGTCAGTGTAGCTTTTAAGCTATGTTATCTGCAAGAAGTCAATATAATGAATAGTTTAAGCTACAACAAATAAAAAAGGGGCGTGTGGACTGTATTGCTCGTTGGTTCGGAAAGGATGGTTCGGGGGGGGTCCAATAAAAAGCGAAGGCCCGGGTTCCTATGATGGCCGGGCCTCAGCTTCCACTAATCTACCAATCCACATATCTACTACGCCACAAACATACGAAAGTTTCAGTGCCCCTATCAATCCCCCAAAGGGACGATAAGTGGGCTACATCCCCGCGTGAAAGAGGTCCCTGGTGAAAGCCGGGCCGCGCGCCATTACGAAGGGAATAGTGTCGCATTTTGATCTTTTGCCGTCATCACGACATGTTTCAGGTCGGGATCTTTCTAAGAGCGTTGAAAGATGCTGACCTAAAGCATGTCAGCATGACGAGCTGGAGAGATAGTCGGCCAAACTGAGGCACTACCCATGCTTCAGTCCGTTAGACATTTGCTTGCCAAGTCTTTATATTCGACGTCAGTCAAGTCCCCGGACATTGAGGGGAATATCAAGTCGATACAGAGGAGAAAACCATGTTAAGCGCCAGATCCGTCAATGTGGTCGCCTCATTCATTTTCGGTGTCAGCCTTGCATCGGCGCAATGGCCTGCACCTAAATCGCCGGTGATTCCGGAGGCCGATGGGTATATCTCCATACCCGGGGTGGCGATCCCTCTTGAGAAGGACCACGTCTATCGGGCGATCTTCAATGCCACTCTCGCGGGTTCGGATTCCAAACAGCTTCTTCCGGCCCTCAACAACGCAGGGTCGGAATTGAATGCGCTCGGCGTGGAGGGAATCCCTGTTGAGAAGGCGAAATTTGTGATAGTCTTTCATGGGCCAGCGATGGACGGAATTCTCGACGATGCCCACTACAAGGCCAAGTTTGGCGTGAACAATCCGAACTTGAGGGTGCTCACCGGATTGAAGAAGGCCGGCGTGGAACTATACGTGTGCGGTCAGAATCTTGCGGCTGAGAAGATCGACCCCAAAACAATATCTCCGGCCGTCAAAGTGGCGAGC is a window of Bacteroidota bacterium DNA encoding:
- a CDS encoding helix-turn-helix transcriptional regulator codes for the protein MPKSYMENLEAMADPAIVKEIGGFIRQIRLNKNLSQAQLAQMSGLNRVTISKMETGRAPTLLTLVQVLRALDKLDVLKVFREEPQVSPLQLLKLQERQRMKASPRPRAPKSDRKTRLE
- a CDS encoding DsrE family protein; its protein translation is MLSARSVNVVASFIFGVSLASAQWPAPKSPVIPEADGYISIPGVAIPLEKDHVYRAIFNATLAGSDSKQLLPALNNAGSELNALGVEGIPVEKAKFVIVFHGPAMDGILDDAHYKAKFGVNNPNLRVLTGLKKAGVELYVCGQNLAAEKIDPKTISPAVKVASDALIVLMKYQNRGYALLEF